The DNA window GACAGAAATATCCAAATTTTGAACCAGGCATTTGCCGTTTGCCTCAGCCCAAATCACTTTCAAGCATCATTGCCTGTACTGCTAAAACTTGGATTCTAGCACTAAAAATTTGGACATTAGCAAACATCTCATGTTTGCACTGTACCACACATACACGGACACGGTTGATCGTCACatgaaccaaccaaccaaccacgtGCAAGCGACTATTCTCCAGCAAACCACCCTGAAATTAAAGGCGTCGAGAGCGCAATTTTTTCTTCAGCTGCTACTTATTCCTAAACCCAGAGCAACAACCCCAACCAACCTTCCTAAGTTCGAAATGTTGATGCACTAAACCCACACGCCCAAACAGAGAACATACGTTCGTAGATCAAAATGCCAGATCAGGCTAATTAATCGAATGAGAAGCACAGCACAACGGAATCATAGATCGATCAGATCAGGGACGAAACAATGAATGCGGCAGGGTGGGTACCCCCCCAGATCTCACCTCTTGCTCAGATCCTCCGCCTCCTTCTCGCTCACCGGCGCGCCGAACATCGCCGGCGTGATCCCCCCGACCGGCTGTGGCCGCCAGACATCACACCAACACCAGCACAAACAACCCCACACGCACCCTCAAAAAAGTCAGCCTCGTGTCGCACTCGCACGCACAGGGAAGCAGAGCAGCATTCGAGCACGGGTTAGCTATAGCTTACCTTGAGGCtggggcgggaggaggcggccggcgaggccgcggcggcggcggcgtcgggcccCGTCGCCGACCACGTGAGCAGGTCCGCCGTCGAGGTGTGCAGCTTCCTCACCGGCACCGCCCTCTCCattgctcctctcctcctccgccgccgccgcttttgcCTCGCTTGGGGTGGGTTTCGTTCCTTCCGCggagctgaaaaaaaaaaatgcgaGCGCCACCACTGCCGCTGTTTGGAGAGCACGGCCGCTACTAGTAGCAAGGCAACGCACCCCCTCTCTCCCGTCCCTGTCCGCGTCACCGAAACAGTAGCCTGTACgtcaccgacatgtgggcccggaaGATCGTGGATCCACCTGTCGGTGGGCGCAGGGCGGGGGTACGGGTTGCCTGGACAGGTACAGGGAACGGAACCGAGCGGGAGCACGAGATCCGTGGAGATCTGCGTTGGAACCGTGTAGCCCGCGTGTGGTGCGTGGAGCGAAGTGGATTTTTATTGGATTTGGGCGTAGAGGATCCCGCGCGGCCGAGGTGCCGGTGGGCACGTGGCTCGGAGCGCCCGGAGCACGCGAGGCGGTTTAAAAGTCCACGTACGATCACGCGATCGAGCGGCGAGCCCGCAGGTACGCCGTGTGCGACTGACAAGTAAGGTCCCGATGGCCCGCTGTCAGAAGGACAGGGCCGTGTGTCGGAGTGGGAGTGGGACCCTTCTCTCGGTCGCTTCATCACGCGAGCCCTCGTCTGTCTGATGCGTGGGGTCCCCCTCCTTTCCTTGCTCGCTCCCGGTGTTTTTCCCTTGAAGAAAAGAAACGATCTCGTGTTGGCGTTGTTTGTTGCTTGCTTTGCTGCAGCCGTGCTACTACGCGTGCACGTCTTAtgcctttttttcctttggtcGATCGGCTTCTATACTATAGAGTATACTGCTCGACTTGGATATTCGAACTGCAAATCCAGGTACAATACGGACGCTAGATATTACTACTAGTAttcttcgttttcttctctCGAGATCTCGACTGAATTAAAGGTCCAAAGGTTGTATTACTCTGCAAAAATCTACTCCTATGGAACAATCGAGCTCGGCCGTACGCATACGCGTACGCCGTACGGCGTACCCGTTTTCAAGCCGGTGAACATGATCTCATGGCGTGATCGATGGGTTGAGATCACGCGCCAATGCAAAGCCTGTATGGCTGTATCGCCTCGGAAGTCAGCGGACGGCGGACCAACCAAAACGAGGGCGCCGTGGATTGCGTGTAGGCCGCCACGCACGGTCGCGCACACGGCCGCCGCGAACGTACAAGCGCGAGTCAGGAGTACGTGGCAGCACAGACTGACAGTACTTCAAGCCGCCGTTGCCACTCGGGAGTCGGGAGGCGGAAATGAACAGACGACGCCACTATGAGGGTGTTTTACTGAAGATTAAAAATAAAGTCAGCTCATAAGAAACAAGAAAACcattatatgattaattaagttttgatTAGTATctgatatttaaaaaaaaacttctatatataGAATGTTTTCGTATGAAATATAGCAGTAAGggatttaaaaaaacatgctaataaaAATCAATGTAAAATATATATCTCAATCAGAAAAGAATGCGGCATATATAGTCCACTAATTTTGAGCGTCCCGTACTTATCAGTTTTGACCTCGCCGAATCCAATACATAGTTTTGCTTATGCGGATTATAAGCTATAATAGCTTATCATCAACCGAAAACAATttgtaaataacttttttatatatgtgtgtttttaaCGGTTTGAAAGCTAATGCAGGAAAAATAAGCTATACAatgaaaaacctcaaaatcaagttttgaaattaaaattttggttgcGCTTATAAGCTGAAGGATAATCTATGGGAGTGCAGAAACTTTTGGGGCCGAGACAAGTCTAATTCACTTGGTGAATCCGCCCCTGTTTTAATCCAATGTACCAAAAATCATTGATTTATGATGCCGAAATACGGAGTATGTCGCAACATATGTGGACAATCGATCAAAATCCCATGACTAAATTGCCTCGTAGTCGAGAGCTTCTTTTATCATTTCATCAGCGAAAGTACAGTTAGGTTAATTAACTAGCTCCTCTCCCATGAACTACGAAATCAACGATCACGCCATTCATTCGTGGGTGAACGTTGCTGCCAGGAACATGTCCTCCTCGGTCCCGATCCACCCGCACTGCGCGCaccgctcgccgtcgctgcaGCAGTAGTGGTGGTTCACGCCGCCGAGCGACCTCGTCGCCTTCACGGCTCCGTAGTTGTCGGCGGCGTGGATCATCCTGACCTCGACCAGCAGCTTGGGCGCCTTGCACCCGCTCAGCTCGCGGCACGCCGGCGAGAGCCTCAGCCAGGTACTccccgacgacgccggcgcgggcgtcacggcggcggcggcgtcgtcctggCACGCGAGCTCGCCCCGCGCCAGCACGCGCGACGACGGCCTCCCGTTCCCGAGCATCCCGAGGAacgccggcgagcgccgccgcggcctccaccGGAGCTCGAACACGACCCCGCCTACcgacgccggcgcgccgccaccgcggcgctcGAAGCGGGCGAGCTCGCCCCAGAACGCGCCGtcctcttcgccgtcgccgccgccgcacgggaCCTCGCGCGTGTCCACGCGGATCCTCCGCTTCCCGTCCCCAGCCGGGACGTAGTACCTCACgaagaggccgccgccgccgccgccgcctcccccctccGGCCGCGCCTCGACGCCGGCCACCCTCACGACCTTCACCTCGAGCTCCACCCCCGGCTGCTCCGTCGCCCACACGCTCGCCATGCACACGCACACACCGCAAACTCTAAACCTCTAGCTCTTCTCTGCTCTTACACTAGCCTCGGTTAATTTGTTCTCTTCTCTTCCAAGAACGCAGCTACCGCGTGTATATATAGCCAGGGTCACAGTGCGAGGCGCGGTTGGAAATGGCTCTCGCTTTCGCGAGGGGAGGGGATTGGcacgggcgcgcgcgcgcgcgcgtggacTCCTCGGGGTTTTTTAGTGGGATTTCCGCGAGACAATCTCGCGATCCCACCGGGGCTCGCGAGTCGCGAACCCTTGGGCGCTGCAAAGGGTTGATCTGGTCGCTGGCCATAGAGCC is part of the Oryza glaberrima chromosome 4, OglaRS2, whole genome shotgun sequence genome and encodes:
- the LOC127771492 gene encoding uncharacterized protein LOC127771492, whose amino-acid sequence is MASVWATEQPGVELEVKVVRVAGVEARPEGGGGGGGGGLFVRYYVPAGDGKRRIRVDTREVPCGGGDGEEDGAFWGELARFERRGGGAPASVGGVVFELRWRPRRRSPAFLGMLGNGRPSSRVLARGELACQDDAAAAVTPAPASSGSTWLRLSPACRELSGCKAPKLLVEVRMIHAADNYGAVKATRSLGGVNHHYCCSDGERCAQCGWIGTEEDMFLAATFTHE